From Microbacterium sp. CGR2:
AGAACGGGGCAAGGCCTGCGCCGTAGTCTTCGGCGGAGGCGACCTTGTCGCTGGACACCGCGACCGGGTCGGCGATCGTGTCGGCCTGGAGGGAGCGGAGGTCGGGCGTGGATGCCGGAATCGCCTCGACGCCGTCGGCCAACCCGTCGCGCAGTTCGGTGGTGCCGGAGGCGAGAGTGCCCAGACCGTCACGCAATTGTGCGGCGCCTGACTCTGCGGCCGCCGCGCCCGTGGCGACCGTGTCGGCTCCGCTGGCGAGGTCGGCGGCACCCGAAGCGACGGCTGCCGCGCCCGCTGCCAGCGCGTCGACCTTGTCGACCGCGCCCTGCACCTGGGTGTTCCCGTCCTGGAGTCGCGCCGACACCGGGTCGAGGCGGGCCAGGACCTGAGTGATCTGCTCGTCGGTCAACCCTTGTTCGGCGAGAGCTGTCGTGATGTCGGTGCGCGCCTCCGGCAACGCATCCGTCGCCTGCTGCACGGCGGAGCCGGCGCGGTCGGCGACATCGGCGAGCTGACGGTTGCCGTCGCTGACCTGCTGCGCGCCGTCGGCGAGGGTCTGCGCGCCGGCTGCGAGCTTCGAGGTGCCGTCGGCGAGCTGTGTCGTGCCGTCGGCGAGGGTGGAGCTGCCGGATACCGCGCTGTTGGCTCCGTCGGTGAGCTGCGTGGCGCCGTCGGTTGCCGTGGAGAGTTTGTCGCGCACATCGCTGAGGCCGGTGAGCAGGCGCTCTGCGGCCTCGCTCCCGACCATCTCCGCGACCGAACTGCGGATCTTCTCCACGGCCTGGGTGCCCATGGACGAGGCGAGGTAGTTGTTGGCGTCGTTGGTCGCCAGTTCGATGCGGGCTTGCTGGGGCTCGTCGCCCGAGGCGGACGTCAGGGCGCTCGAGAAGTCGGAGGGGATGGTCACGGTGAAGTCGACGGCACCGTCGCGCAGCGCGTCGGCGGCTCCGTCATCGGTCATCCGCTGCCAGTCGAAGGCGTTGCCCTCGATGAGGTTCTCTGCGACGTCTTCGCCGTAGTTGACGGTCGCGGGCTCTGCGCTCGCGGATGGGTTCGGCGCGCCCTCATCGTCGACCACGAGGGCCACGGGCACGTCGGGGAAGTTCGCGTACGGATCCTGGTTCGCCCACAGGTAGAGGCCGCCGTAGAGGATCGGGACGCAGACGAGTGCCACGAGCGCGATGAAGCCCATCTTGCTGGCCGTGAGCCGCCGCAGTTCGGCGGCGATCATCGACGGGACCTTCACTGCAGGCCTCCGTTCCGGGTCCTGTCGGCCCCTGATGTGGATGCCGCGACCCGCAGCGGCTTCACCGCGCCGGAGGCGTTGATCGCGTCGAACTCCTGCATCCGCTCCAACGCGACCGCCGCGGAACCACCGACGATGACGAGCATCGCGTAGCCCCGGTCGGCGAACTCGCCGGCGATACGCCACCAGCCGTCGGGGCTCCCGCCATGGCGGTCGGGGGAGACCAGCACGATGCCGTCGACCCCATCACGCAGCACCGCGAGTTCGCAGAGGATCCGTACGCGCGCGGCAGGATCGACGTTGCCGATCGGCACGGCGGCGAGTTCGGCGAACCCGAGTCCGGTGAGCCAGCGCCGCGCATTCAGAGGAGTGGCAGCCATCCCGGCGAACATCAGCTCTTCGCCCACGACGCCGGCGAGGGTGATGTCGGCGTGCGGGTCGCTGGCGTCGGGCGCGTCGACGAGGGCGACCCGGCGCCGCAGAGCTTTTGCGTTCTCGGCGCCGTCGAGGGTCACCAGGCCGCTGTCCGAGCGCATCCGACCGCTCGCGATGAGCCCGAGAACGGTGGGACGCTGCTCGGTTTCGGCGATCGCGTAGCGCACAGCACCGGTGTGGAACTCGAGGCTCGTCTTGGGAAGAGCCTCTCCGCCGCGTCCTTTGCTCACGTCCTGCAACGTGACTCTCACTCTGACGCCCCCTGG
This genomic window contains:
- a CDS encoding YhgE/Pip family protein is translated as MKVPSMIAAELRRLTASKMGFIALVALVCVPILYGGLYLWANQDPYANFPDVPVALVVDDEGAPNPSASAEPATVNYGEDVAENLIEGNAFDWQRMTDDGAADALRDGAVDFTVTIPSDFSSALTSASGDEPQQARIELATNDANNYLASSMGTQAVEKIRSSVAEMVGSEAAERLLTGLSDVRDKLSTATDGATQLTDGANSAVSGSSTLADGTTQLADGTSKLAAGAQTLADGAQQVSDGNRQLADVADRAGSAVQQATDALPEARTDITTALAEQGLTDEQITQVLARLDPVSARLQDGNTQVQGAVDKVDALAAGAAAVASGAADLASGADTVATGAAAAESGAAQLRDGLGTLASGTTELRDGLADGVEAIPASTPDLRSLQADTIADPVAVSSDKVASAEDYGAGLAPFFAALSAWIGIYALFLIVKPISRRAITALHSPIRITLAGWLTPAALGAVQMLGLMGVLAITLGFTFDNPLGTLGIMMFASATFAGIILALNVWLGSVGQFLGLVLMVLQLVTAGGTFPWQTLPAPLAALHHVLPLGYVVDAMRQLMYGGDLARAGGDLVVLGIWLIGALIFAMIGVTRMTHRRTLRDLQPSLIG